The Fibrobacter sp. genomic sequence TCACAACTCATAACTCACAACTCATAACTATATTTACGCCATGCTCTTCGCCCTTTTCAAAATGATTCGTCCGGTAAACGTCGTCATCGCCATGGTGACGCTTGCCATCGGTTACTACCTGCTTGGAGTATTGCCCCTACAGGAAATGAACATCAGCTGGTTGACCTTGATTTTACAGGCCCTGGGCTTTGCCTTCGCCATCGGGTTTGCCAACATCCAGAATGACATCTGGGACCTGGAAACAGACAAACTGAACCGTCCGGAGCGTCCCCTTGTAAACGGAAAAATTTCAGTCTCCGCCGCCCAAAAGGTATGGATCGTTCTTCTTGTCCTCTCCCTTCTTTGTGGCCTTGCAGACAGTCTTATTACAAAGACGGGATTCACGTCGGCCATCTTCTTTGTGCTGCTAGACACGCTGCTCATCGCCTACAACAAAAAACTCAAGCACATCCCGCTGCTCAAGAACATGACCGTTGCCCTCCTGTGCGCGACTCCCTTAATCCTGTGCCTTTTCTACCCAACCGGAATCCCGGAAACCGAAGACCTGATGTGGACGCCTGCCGACAAAATCGGTTTTCTGTACCCCGCCATGATGTTCGCCTTTCTGCTGACGACGGCGCGGGAAATCTACAAAGACCTGGAAGACGAGATTGGAGACCTGAAGGCTGGCATCATGACTTTCCCGCTGATTGCAGGCGCCCCTACCGCAAGGCGCCTCGCAGGCTTCATCTGCATTTTTTGCTGGGCACTGCTCCCGCTTCCTGTGGTGCAAGGTTTCTATCCAACCTTGTTCCTTATTATTACGGCAGCCGTTCTCACACCGACTTTTGCCGCCATTCTAATTTTTGCTCACAAGAAGAACTATCGGCGGGCTCAAAAACTTGTAAAGGTCGCCATGTTCGCAGGCCTGGTGGCCCTACTTGTCTGCAGTTTCTAGGTTATGACAAACCGTTTATCAATAACGGACGACCACAAAGTTCAGGCCCGCTGTCCAAGACTTGGATGTAGCAGCACCTCCGTTAAAGAACAAACCATCCATGGTAGCGTTGGCAGAAATTCCAACACTCCATTGAGGAGCAACTCTCCATAGCTTGCCAAATTCAACAGACATAACCATACCGGTTTCGGCAATTTCAAAATCTTCCTCATAGCTGTCATAGTAATCGTATTCCGTGTCAGTTCCGGCAGCTTCAAATACGATTCCCACACCTGCACCTACAAAGACCCCGTGTATGACACTGTTGGTGTCAGTAGAAAGGAAAAAGTTCGTTCCCGCACCCAGTGTAAAACGGAGTGCATCCATTTCGTAATCAGCACGGATAATCTGGCGACCGTTGCTGTAACGCCTCACCTTGAAATCCCCCGAAGATACGGCAGAAAGGGACGCATTGAAAAAGAGGGCCAACCTGTTGGACACAAGGGTTCCAAGCTTCATCGAAATATCCGGACCATATCCGGAATATTCCTTGCGGATAGAATTTCCCTTGTCACCGATAATCCAGACACCGTCCTGATTAGGGTCCTTGGTCCGAACGTATTCC encodes the following:
- a CDS encoding geranylgeranylglycerol-phosphate geranylgeranyltransferase, giving the protein MYAMLFALFKMIRPVNVVIAMVTLAIGYYLLGVLPLQEMNISWLTLILQALGFAFAIGFANIQNDIWDLETDKLNRPERPLVNGKISVSAAQKVWIVLLVLSLLCGLADSLITKTGFTSAIFFVLLDTLLIAYNKKLKHIPLLKNMTVALLCATPLILCLFYPTGIPETEDLMWTPADKIGFLYPAMMFAFLLTTAREIYKDLEDEIGDLKAGIMTFPLIAGAPTARRLAGFICIFCWALLPLPVVQGFYPTLFLIITAAVLTPTFAAILIFAHKKNYRRAQKLVKVAMFAGLVALLVCSF